One window of the Pyrinomonadaceae bacterium genome contains the following:
- a CDS encoding DUF3558 family protein has product MTRIFSIAFALSVFTAALAGCQSSDPHAASPPGSATPSPSSSAPTATPSPIALKSRIDPCALLTSDELKAVQSEALQTTFPSEREYGAYFIAQCYYQLPTITNSVVLNVTTPKERGKSVKEFWRSTNAEAGDTKKPEDKQLPPEKISGVGDDAYWEASGMAGALYVLKKDVILRISVGGASDIKTKLEKSKTLAQKALARF; this is encoded by the coding sequence GTGACCCGAATCTTCTCAATCGCCTTTGCGCTGTCGGTGTTCACCGCGGCCCTGGCCGGCTGCCAGTCGTCGGATCCGCATGCTGCCAGTCCGCCCGGTTCGGCGACGCCGAGCCCGAGCAGCTCAGCGCCTACCGCGACCCCATCGCCAATCGCGCTAAAATCCAGAATCGATCCCTGCGCGTTGCTCACGAGCGATGAGCTGAAGGCCGTGCAAAGCGAGGCTTTGCAAACTACTTTTCCGTCCGAGCGTGAATATGGCGCGTATTTCATTGCGCAGTGCTACTACCAACTGCCGACAATCACGAATTCGGTGGTTCTCAACGTCACGACTCCAAAAGAACGCGGAAAGTCTGTGAAAGAGTTTTGGCGGAGCACGAACGCCGAGGCTGGGGACACAAAGAAACCCGAAGACAAGCAATTGCCCCCGGAAAAGATTTCCGGCGTTGGCGATGACGCCTATTGGGAGGCCAGCGGAATGGCCGGCGCCCTGTATGTGCTCAAGAAGGACGTGATCCTGCGCATCAGCGTGGGCGGCGCAAGTGACATTAAAACCAAGTTGGAGAAATCGAAGACGCTCGCGCAGAAAGCCCTCGCACGGTTTTAG
- a CDS encoding GGDEF domain-containing protein, whose product MKPKNAARLSRPPMETNSEPNSGLTELSTTQSGKLGDSHANRRPALVFMRGELLAVPIPLERTEVTLGRALDADVRINDSQASRLHARIRTEHDETTGQARYRLIDLGSTNGTLLNGKPIEEAFLEDGDKFVIGDHLIRFEMLDEIDREFQQQIHRLLVHDDLTGLLTSKSFFSELRREAARAEADNKPFCVLMMDLDHFKEVNDTYGHLAGSETLEEMGTVIKSSLRAGDVGARFGGEEFAAFLLDADYAQGMVAAERVREAIEQHEFPAVRRGSTEEPRTHRMTISIGVAAFPNDASDPIQLVEKADSALYRAKRSGRNRVCAYTPGTKPPRKLVRPRR is encoded by the coding sequence ATGAAGCCTAAGAACGCGGCCCGACTGAGCCGCCCACCGATGGAAACCAATAGCGAACCCAATTCCGGACTTACCGAATTGAGCACCACGCAAAGCGGCAAGCTTGGCGACTCGCACGCCAACCGCCGGCCCGCGCTGGTGTTCATGCGGGGCGAGTTACTGGCGGTGCCGATTCCGTTGGAGCGAACCGAAGTGACGCTGGGTCGCGCGCTCGACGCCGATGTGCGCATCAACGATTCTCAGGCTTCCCGGTTACACGCGCGCATCCGGACTGAACATGACGAGACGACCGGCCAGGCTCGCTATCGCTTGATTGATCTCGGATCGACGAACGGCACCTTGCTCAACGGCAAGCCGATTGAAGAAGCCTTTCTCGAAGACGGCGACAAATTCGTCATCGGCGATCACCTGATTCGATTTGAAATGCTCGACGAAATCGATCGAGAATTTCAGCAACAGATTCATCGCCTGCTGGTTCACGACGATCTAACCGGACTGCTCACCAGCAAATCATTCTTTTCTGAGTTGCGTCGCGAAGCTGCGCGCGCCGAAGCTGACAACAAACCGTTCTGCGTGCTGATGATGGATCTCGATCACTTCAAAGAAGTGAACGACACCTACGGCCATTTGGCCGGCAGCGAGACGCTGGAAGAAATGGGAACAGTGATCAAGAGCTCACTGCGCGCGGGGGATGTCGGAGCGCGGTTTGGGGGTGAAGAGTTCGCGGCTTTCCTGCTCGACGCTGATTACGCGCAGGGCATGGTCGCGGCTGAGCGCGTGCGCGAGGCCATCGAACAACACGAATTTCCCGCGGTCCGTCGCGGCAGCACCGAGGAACCGCGAACCCACCGGATGACGATCAGCATTGGGGTGGCGGCGTTCCCGAACGATGCCAGCGACCCAATCCAGTTGGTTGAAAAAGCAGATTCCGCCCTCTACCGTGCGAAACGAAGCGGCCGCAATCGCGTGTGCGCATACACGCCCGGCACCAAGCCCCCCAGGAAGTTAGTCCGCCCGCGACGCTGA
- the ribA gene encoding GTP cyclohydrolase II, which translates to MGCNVTPVAVEPLVCPNAPPDLSVERVAVANLPTDWGEFNIAGYRSKTSSEEYVVIFKGELRPDVPALVRIHSQCLTGDVFGSTKCDCGPQLHTTLQMIQEEGRGALVYQQQEGRGIGIINKIRAYELQDKGADTVEANERLGLAVDSREYRQCAEVLFDLGLCKVRVLSNNPGKLKALEDAGMEIVERVAIEIPATDRATAYLRTKKEKMGHLLELKPR; encoded by the coding sequence ATGGGATGCAACGTAACCCCTGTCGCAGTTGAACCGCTGGTTTGTCCGAACGCTCCGCCGGACCTGTCAGTCGAGCGCGTCGCCGTCGCGAACCTCCCGACTGATTGGGGCGAGTTCAACATCGCCGGCTATCGGTCGAAAACCAGCAGCGAAGAATATGTCGTCATCTTCAAAGGCGAGCTGCGGCCTGATGTTCCGGCGCTGGTGAGAATTCACTCGCAGTGTCTGACGGGCGACGTATTTGGATCGACGAAATGCGATTGCGGGCCACAACTGCACACCACCCTGCAAATGATCCAGGAAGAAGGGCGCGGCGCGCTCGTTTACCAGCAGCAGGAAGGCCGGGGCATCGGCATCATCAACAAGATTCGCGCGTACGAACTCCAGGACAAAGGCGCCGACACCGTGGAAGCTAACGAGCGGCTCGGTCTGGCCGTCGATTCGCGCGAGTATCGTCAGTGCGCCGAAGTCTTGTTCGATCTCGGCTTGTGCAAAGTGCGCGTGCTTTCAAACAATCCGGGGAAACTGAAGGCTTTGGAGGACGCCGGCATGGAGATTGTTGAGCGCGTAGCGATCGAAATCCCGGCGACGGATCGCGCGACGGCGTATCTGAGAACAAAGAAAGAGAAGATGGGCCACCTGCTGGAGCTGAAACCTCGCTAG
- a CDS encoding VWA domain-containing protein produces the protein MTFRKIYRAAFALSVMSAAVLFPIVGLNQSKPSSTQSPSQDDVIRVNTELVQTDVTVFDKKGRFVDGLTASDFELVIDGKPQDISFFERVAFYNTERGRDADPSIADNPAAMSARQRTVMFFVDDLHLSPTSIVHTRKSLLNFVNQGMLPRDQVAITSSSGQIGFLQQFTDDRTVLQAAVARLNYRANAKLDMEKPPMSEFQASKIQEGDESAISYYVAEMLKQNCIRDPQGGVICFVDAQAARNLVIQRARQITMNTAPDTKNTLMMLEGLMRTAAQLPGRKLMFLISDGFYLNDPQTGSKDRIKKITDAAGRAGVVIYTLDARGLVTEALDVLNDRPIDSEGLTMGATMGDIAASQDGLNALARDTGGEAFRNTNRPMAEWVRQVLDENSTYYILAWRPLTDDQKGRGFKDVKIRVKGRPELTARMRRGYFRTTPLPMLSVKGKADKGITERENDMRVVIDAPIEQRELKAALMVSLAPMPGVGTRVLATVEIDRRGLAFDLFDGKPAADVDIGGIFYDDKGKPKNSFVGRLRVSAASASELQEPAVYRFQAWLPAGLYQVRVGLRDTRSGKTGSAVQWIKVPAL, from the coding sequence ATGACTTTTCGAAAGATTTACCGCGCCGCTTTTGCTCTATCAGTTATGAGCGCAGCGGTCTTGTTTCCCATCGTTGGCCTCAATCAGTCAAAGCCGTCGAGTACGCAGTCGCCGTCTCAGGACGACGTCATCCGCGTCAACACTGAGTTGGTGCAGACAGACGTCACGGTGTTCGACAAGAAAGGGCGCTTCGTTGACGGGCTAACCGCGAGCGATTTCGAGCTAGTCATCGATGGGAAGCCGCAGGACATTTCCTTTTTTGAGCGAGTCGCTTTTTACAATACCGAGCGCGGCAGAGACGCAGATCCATCCATCGCTGATAATCCCGCCGCCATGTCCGCCCGCCAGCGCACGGTGATGTTTTTCGTGGATGACCTGCACCTGTCACCGACCAGCATTGTGCATACGCGCAAATCACTGCTGAATTTTGTGAACCAGGGCATGCTTCCCAGGGATCAGGTCGCGATTACGTCTTCGAGCGGCCAAATCGGTTTTTTGCAACAGTTCACTGACGACCGGACGGTCTTACAGGCGGCGGTAGCACGCCTGAACTATCGCGCCAACGCAAAGCTCGACATGGAAAAGCCTCCGATGTCCGAATTCCAGGCGTCGAAAATTCAAGAGGGCGACGAAAGCGCCATCAGTTATTACGTGGCCGAGATGTTGAAGCAAAACTGTATCAGAGATCCACAGGGTGGAGTCATCTGCTTTGTTGACGCCCAGGCTGCACGTAACCTGGTTATTCAACGCGCGCGCCAGATTACGATGAACACGGCGCCGGACACCAAGAATACCCTCATGATGCTCGAAGGGTTGATGCGCACAGCCGCGCAACTCCCGGGACGGAAATTGATGTTCCTGATTTCGGACGGCTTCTACCTGAACGATCCGCAGACGGGATCAAAAGATCGAATCAAGAAGATCACCGACGCGGCCGGACGGGCGGGCGTTGTGATTTACACGCTGGACGCTCGCGGGCTCGTCACGGAAGCGCTTGATGTATTGAATGATCGGCCCATCGATTCGGAAGGACTAACGATGGGCGCCACGATGGGCGACATCGCAGCCTCACAGGATGGATTAAACGCACTGGCCCGGGACACTGGCGGCGAGGCCTTCCGCAATACGAATCGCCCGATGGCTGAGTGGGTCAGGCAAGTGCTGGACGAGAATTCGACCTATTACATTCTTGCCTGGCGGCCGCTGACCGATGATCAAAAGGGACGCGGCTTCAAAGACGTCAAAATCCGGGTGAAAGGCCGGCCGGAACTCACCGCGCGCATGCGTCGTGGCTATTTCCGCACCACGCCATTGCCGATGCTTTCTGTGAAAGGAAAGGCCGACAAGGGCATCACTGAGCGCGAGAATGACATGCGCGTCGTGATTGACGCGCCGATCGAGCAGCGGGAACTAAAAGCGGCGTTGATGGTCAGCCTGGCGCCGATGCCGGGCGTGGGCACGCGAGTTCTCGCCACCGTTGAGATCGATCGCCGGGGGTTGGCGTTTGATTTGTTCGACGGCAAGCCGGCCGCTGACGTCGATATCGGCGGCATCTTTTATGACGATAAAGGAAAGCCCAAGAATAGCTTTGTCGGGCGTCTGCGCGTCTCAGCGGCAAGTGCGTCGGAGTTGCAGGAGCCTGCGGTCTATCGCTTTCAAGCGTGGCTGCCCGCGGGACTGTATCAGGTGCGGGTCGGTTTGCGAGATACGCGAAGTGGAAAGACTGGCAGCGCCGTGCAGTGGATAAAGGTCCCGGCGCTGTGA